From a region of the Deltaproteobacteria bacterium genome:
- a CDS encoding FAD-dependent oxidoreductase, producing MSEQDSQRAGRTTRRSFLKALGSAAGLAALPIGTSRAEVPSARGGDDYDVVVIGAGFAGVAAARELGNAGLRTVVLEARNRIGGRTFTAELDGRHYDLGGMWVHWCQPHVWAEISRYGLALAETPGAVPDRIFWWSEGELQTAGILDVLSTVGEAFCAKGSTAGMEFDALAGSALLAGLMADFHEGAATAFPLPMDPFASIAEWSKLDDLSVRDRLDRMELSTSHRALLEGVFGASCCGAFSDCAFVEMLRWWALSGQDFQRFNDYSARYKIEGGTVRLLSAMLADAKADLLLGTPVRRVEQDESGVRVFTDTGRRFTAGAVVAALPMNVLANVEFAPALDPVKVAASKQRHGGFGVKVYARLRGEIPRFVAFAGENEPLSMMFTAEAGSAGGTVIAFGTNPNAIDVHDAKALEPIVRRYLPHVTVTDTLAYDWTLDPYSVGTWCILRPGQMSGALAKLREPAGRVHFAGSDFALGFRGFIDGAIESGVRTAQEVAALLNGRAGSRRAAGRAAAGPAAAPPGVDAAASSAAPPPASQICKACHPTDANAGALAGPNLHGVVGRDIASAPGFAYSPSLAGKPGAWTPQQLEAFLRDPATFAPGTRMAFGGLRDAEERAAVVEWLAGLR from the coding sequence ATGAGCGAGCAAGATTCGCAACGCGCCGGGCGCACGACGCGCCGCAGTTTCCTCAAGGCCCTCGGCTCTGCCGCCGGGCTCGCCGCCCTGCCGATCGGAACGTCGCGCGCCGAGGTCCCTTCGGCGCGCGGCGGCGACGACTACGACGTGGTCGTGATCGGAGCGGGCTTCGCCGGCGTCGCGGCCGCGCGCGAGCTCGGGAACGCGGGCCTTCGTACCGTCGTCCTCGAAGCCCGCAACCGCATCGGCGGCCGCACCTTCACCGCCGAGCTCGACGGCCGGCACTACGACCTCGGCGGCATGTGGGTGCACTGGTGCCAGCCCCACGTCTGGGCCGAGATCTCGCGTTACGGGCTCGCGCTCGCGGAGACGCCCGGCGCGGTGCCGGACCGGATCTTCTGGTGGAGCGAGGGCGAGCTGCAGACGGCCGGCATCCTCGACGTTCTGTCGACCGTCGGCGAAGCGTTCTGCGCGAAAGGCTCGACTGCCGGCATGGAGTTCGACGCGCTCGCCGGGTCCGCGCTTCTGGCCGGGCTGATGGCGGATTTCCACGAAGGAGCCGCGACCGCGTTCCCGCTCCCGATGGATCCCTTCGCGAGCATCGCGGAGTGGTCGAAGCTCGACGACCTCTCGGTGCGCGACCGTCTCGACCGCATGGAGCTTTCCACCTCGCACCGCGCGCTGCTCGAAGGGGTCTTCGGCGCGAGCTGCTGCGGCGCGTTCTCCGACTGCGCTTTCGTCGAGATGCTGCGCTGGTGGGCGCTCTCGGGCCAGGACTTCCAGCGCTTCAACGACTACTCGGCGCGCTACAAGATCGAGGGCGGGACCGTGCGCCTGCTGAGCGCGATGCTCGCCGACGCGAAAGCCGACCTCCTGCTCGGCACGCCGGTCCGCCGCGTCGAACAGGACGAGAGCGGCGTGCGCGTGTTCACCGACACGGGCCGCCGTTTCACCGCCGGCGCCGTCGTCGCCGCGCTCCCGATGAACGTGCTCGCGAACGTCGAGTTCGCGCCCGCTCTCGACCCGGTCAAGGTCGCGGCGTCGAAACAGCGGCACGGGGGCTTCGGCGTCAAGGTCTACGCGCGCCTGCGCGGGGAAATCCCGCGCTTCGTCGCGTTCGCCGGAGAGAACGAGCCGCTCTCGATGATGTTCACGGCGGAAGCCGGGAGCGCCGGCGGCACGGTGATCGCCTTCGGCACGAACCCGAACGCCATCGACGTCCACGACGCGAAGGCGCTCGAACCGATCGTGCGCCGCTACCTCCCGCACGTGACGGTCACCGACACGCTCGCGTACGACTGGACCCTCGACCCGTATTCGGTCGGCACCTGGTGCATCCTGAGACCGGGACAGATGTCCGGAGCGCTCGCGAAACTGCGCGAGCCGGCCGGGCGCGTGCACTTCGCGGGAAGCGACTTCGCTCTCGGCTTCCGCGGCTTCATCGACGGCGCGATCGAGAGCGGCGTTCGGACGGCGCAAGAGGTCGCGGCGCTGCTGAATGGCCGGGCAGGCAGTCGCCGCGCCGCGGGGCGGGCCGCGGCGGGTCCTGCGGCAGCGCCGCCGGGAGTCGACGCCGCCGCGAGCAGCGCCGCGCCGCCGCCGGCGAGCCAGATCTGCAAGGCGTGTCATCCCACCGACGCGAACGCGGGCGCGCTCGCCGGGCCGAACCTGCACGGAGTCGTCGGACGCGACATCGCGAGCGCCCCGGGCTTCGCGTACTCGCCGTCGCTCGCCGGCAAGCCTGGCGCGTGGACGCCTCAGCAGCTCGAAGCGTTCCTGCGCGATCCCGCGACGTTCGCTCCCGGAACACGCATGGCCTTCGGCGGGCTCCGGGACGCCGAAGAACGGGCCGCGGTCGTGGAGTGGCTGGCCGGGCTTCGTTGA
- a CDS encoding triacylglycerol lipase translates to MVTGGLLVVALVLGTSTSASTFCLFNCTYTKTKYPIVLEHGLGGFDELFGVYSYWFGIVGALEDGGARVFTTTVSQLNSTEARGEQLIDQIETITALTGKPKVNLIGHSHGGLDVRYVAAVRPDLVASVSSVATPHKGAALADYLRANVQNGSFTEAVLAYFANSLGTVIGLLTGHTNQQDAIAALNSLTTAGLAAFNAQYPQGIPATACGSGAASVNGIRYYSWSGTGILTNALDVSDGPLALSSFFYPEANDGLVGKCSSHLGTVIRDNYFQNHLDEVNQILGLVSIFESSPPSIFRAHANRLKSAGL, encoded by the coding sequence ATGGTGACGGGTGGCCTCTTGGTGGTCGCGCTCGTACTCGGCACCAGCACGAGCGCAAGCACGTTCTGCCTCTTCAACTGCACCTACACCAAGACCAAGTATCCGATCGTGCTGGAGCACGGACTCGGCGGCTTCGACGAGCTCTTCGGCGTGTACAGCTATTGGTTCGGCATCGTCGGCGCGCTCGAGGACGGCGGCGCACGCGTCTTCACGACGACGGTGAGCCAGCTGAACTCGACCGAGGCGCGCGGCGAGCAGCTGATCGACCAGATCGAGACGATCACGGCGCTCACCGGGAAGCCGAAAGTGAACCTGATCGGACACAGCCACGGTGGGCTCGACGTGCGCTACGTGGCGGCCGTCCGGCCCGATCTCGTCGCGTCGGTATCCTCGGTCGCGACGCCCCACAAGGGGGCCGCGCTCGCCGACTACCTGCGCGCAAACGTGCAGAACGGCTCGTTCACCGAGGCGGTCCTCGCCTACTTCGCGAACTCGCTCGGCACCGTGATCGGCCTCCTCACCGGCCACACGAACCAGCAGGACGCCATCGCGGCGCTGAACTCCCTCACGACGGCCGGCCTCGCGGCTTTCAACGCGCAGTATCCGCAGGGTATCCCGGCGACCGCCTGCGGCTCCGGCGCCGCGAGCGTGAACGGCATCCGCTACTACTCCTGGAGTGGCACCGGCATCCTGACGAACGCCCTCGACGTCTCCGACGGTCCGCTCGCGCTCTCCTCCTTCTTCTATCCCGAGGCGAACGACGGGCTCGTCGGCAAGTGCAGCTCGCACCTCGGAACGGTGATCCGCGACAACTATTTCCAGAATCACCTCGACGAGGTGAACCAGATCCTCGGCCTGGTCTCGATCTTCGAGTCGAGCCCTCCGTCGATCTTTCGCGCCCACGCGAATCGGTTGAAGTCGGCGGGACTCTAG
- a CDS encoding lipase chaperone produces the protein MRRALFLALVALAAAGAWIGRPRPAAHEDGLGARRAAPPARDGAAPAPADPLAPPLAAGDTLPRPRSLRGTRVDGGFVVDADGRFVPTIDARRLFDYFLTATGEVAADALRSRIVREIERRLPPQPAAEAVALLDRYLAYRARVRALATADAPDDDLDSRLASLMAIRREALGPEAADAFFAEEEADARRLLETRRIANDPTLAPEERAARVEAIFAAGEADLPPEVREARATARLATTLRAAEDQIRARGGEAAEIAAVRERLAGPEAAGRLAALDRERAAWRERVAAFRTARGRIRHDARLGEDARAAAETRLLEESFTPTERRRVEALDRLAADASAVVP, from the coding sequence ATGCGCCGAGCACTCTTCCTGGCCCTCGTCGCCCTCGCGGCGGCGGGGGCCTGGATCGGCCGCCCGCGTCCCGCCGCGCACGAGGACGGACTCGGCGCGCGCCGCGCCGCGCCGCCCGCGCGGGACGGCGCAGCGCCCGCGCCCGCCGACCCCCTCGCCCCGCCCCTTGCGGCCGGCGACACGCTGCCCCGTCCGCGCTCGCTCCGCGGCACGCGGGTCGACGGCGGATTCGTCGTCGATGCCGACGGCCGCTTCGTGCCGACGATCGACGCCCGACGGCTCTTCGATTACTTCCTGACGGCGACCGGCGAAGTGGCCGCCGACGCGCTGCGCTCCCGCATCGTGCGCGAGATCGAGCGCCGGCTGCCGCCGCAGCCCGCGGCCGAGGCTGTCGCCCTCCTCGACCGCTACCTCGCCTACCGCGCACGGGTCCGCGCGCTCGCCACGGCGGACGCTCCGGACGACGACCTCGATTCCCGCCTTGCGTCCCTGATGGCGATCCGCCGCGAGGCCCTCGGCCCGGAGGCGGCGGACGCGTTCTTCGCAGAGGAGGAAGCCGATGCACGCCGCCTCCTCGAGACCCGCCGGATCGCCAACGATCCGACCCTCGCGCCGGAGGAGCGCGCCGCGCGGGTCGAAGCGATCTTCGCCGCCGGCGAGGCCGACCTGCCGCCAGAGGTGCGCGAGGCCCGCGCGACGGCACGCCTCGCGACCACCCTTCGCGCCGCCGAGGACCAAATCAGGGCCCGCGGCGGTGAGGCCGCCGAGATCGCCGCCGTTCGCGAACGCCTCGCGGGTCCGGAGGCCGCCGGCCGTCTCGCCGCCCTCGACCGCGAGCGCGCCGCCTGGCGGGAGCGCGTGGCCGCATTCCGCACGGCGCGCGGCCGCATCCGACACGACGCGCGTCTCGGCGAGGACGCGCGCGCCGCCGCCGAAACGCGCCTCCTCGAGGAGTCCTTCACGCCGACCGAGCGTCGCCGCGTCGAGGCGCTCGATCGCCTCGCAGCCGACGCGTCGGCCGTCGTCCCATGA
- a CDS encoding APC family permease, with translation MAELRRVLSAPSVALVGAGYAFATLSIVADVQVATLMPGATGWMAVVIAGVVCWLASASFAELSAMYPSSAGVRLYLQKAFGERFATAMSATYIFTVIAASGAEAYVFGSVCEALLPGGPPVWAYMISAFLLVGAINYRGIELSAGVQDVLSGVMFVFLLSVSLVALAKFGARLENWTDPFAAGASAGGLVSAVGVAIFLYAGFEWVTALSEEAEDPGAIRRGMAGSVLILGVIYALLNLALVSAVPKEVLSGARPWVDGLSYGARPHVVFLKVVFGPYATLALIATGLLSFLASMTSFNAGILTTSRFLYAMSRDRTMPRVLSRIHPEYFTPAAAVVALTAVALVSSLLLLLFGGFNAFTFAVAGSEALMLALAAACVIWLRRKAPGVERGYRVPFHPVSTVLVALIFALLFATVFLAPQPEARVGLAIYVAIVVFFVAYTLVVVPRLRAGATKRPGAVPTQARGAQELSGE, from the coding sequence GTGGCCGAGCTGAGACGCGTCCTCTCCGCGCCGAGCGTGGCGCTCGTCGGCGCGGGCTACGCCTTCGCCACCCTGTCGATCGTGGCCGACGTGCAGGTGGCGACGCTCATGCCGGGGGCCACCGGCTGGATGGCCGTCGTCATCGCCGGAGTCGTCTGCTGGCTCGCCTCGGCGAGCTTCGCCGAGCTCTCGGCGATGTATCCCTCGTCCGCGGGTGTGCGCCTCTATCTGCAGAAGGCCTTCGGCGAGCGCTTCGCCACGGCGATGTCCGCGACCTACATCTTCACGGTCATCGCCGCCTCGGGGGCCGAGGCGTACGTCTTCGGCAGCGTCTGCGAGGCGCTCCTGCCGGGCGGGCCGCCGGTCTGGGCCTATATGATCTCGGCGTTTCTGCTCGTGGGCGCGATCAACTACCGGGGGATCGAGCTCTCGGCGGGCGTGCAGGACGTGCTCTCCGGCGTGATGTTCGTCTTTCTGCTCAGCGTGAGCCTCGTCGCGCTGGCGAAGTTCGGCGCGCGGCTCGAGAACTGGACCGATCCCTTCGCCGCGGGCGCGAGCGCCGGGGGGCTCGTCTCCGCGGTGGGCGTGGCGATCTTCCTCTACGCGGGCTTCGAGTGGGTCACGGCCCTCTCGGAGGAGGCCGAGGACCCGGGTGCGATCCGCCGCGGCATGGCCGGCTCGGTGCTGATCCTCGGGGTGATCTACGCGCTGCTCAACCTGGCCCTCGTCTCCGCCGTTCCCAAGGAGGTGTTGAGCGGCGCCAGGCCCTGGGTGGACGGCCTGAGCTACGGCGCGCGCCCGCACGTGGTCTTCCTCAAGGTCGTCTTCGGGCCGTACGCGACGCTGGCTCTCATCGCCACGGGGCTTCTGAGCTTCCTCGCCTCGATGACGTCGTTCAACGCGGGGATCCTCACCACCTCACGCTTCCTCTACGCCATGAGCCGCGATCGCACGATGCCGCGCGTGCTCTCGCGCATCCACCCGGAGTACTTCACGCCGGCCGCCGCGGTGGTCGCGCTGACGGCTGTCGCGCTCGTGAGCTCGCTGCTCTTGCTCCTCTTCGGCGGCTTCAACGCCTTCACCTTCGCCGTGGCGGGCAGCGAGGCGCTGATGCTCGCCCTCGCCGCCGCGTGCGTGATCTGGCTCCGGCGCAAGGCCCCGGGGGTCGAGCGCGGCTACCGCGTTCCCTTCCACCCCGTGAGCACGGTCCTCGTTGCTCTGATCTTCGCCCTCCTCTTCGCCACGGTCTTTCTCGCGCCGCAGCCCGAGGCCCGCGTGGGGCTCGCGATCTACGTCGCGATCGTGGTCTTCTTCGTGGCCTACACGCTCGTCGTCGTGCCGCGGCTGCGCGCCGGCGCGACGAAGCGTCCGGGCGCGGTCCCGACGCAGGCCCGCGGCGCGCAAGAGCTCTCCGGAGAGTAG
- a CDS encoding SCP2 sterol-binding domain-containing protein translates to MSSAAELIQAANSFRDLMNDNPRIQKLLKRWSPTLHFTATDDAAARLSLRIDGGKAGPAEEGHQGRCDLEVLGTAQDLGDMFRGRMNPTQKYLNGEIRVKGHQADIIKLDAITMIIWPEE, encoded by the coding sequence ATGTCGAGCGCCGCCGAGCTGATCCAGGCCGCGAACTCGTTTCGCGACCTGATGAATGACAACCCGAGGATCCAGAAGCTGCTCAAGCGCTGGAGCCCGACGCTCCACTTCACGGCCACCGACGACGCGGCAGCCAGGCTGAGCCTGCGCATCGACGGGGGGAAGGCGGGGCCGGCCGAGGAGGGGCACCAGGGACGCTGCGACCTCGAGGTGCTCGGCACGGCGCAGGATCTCGGCGACATGTTCCGCGGGCGCATGAATCCGACGCAGAAGTACCTGAACGGCGAGATCCGCGTGAAGGGTCATCAGGCAGACATCATCAAGCTCGACGCGATCACGATGATCATCTGGCCGGAAGAATAA